A stretch of the Geovibrio thiophilus genome encodes the following:
- a CDS encoding MFS transporter → MKGTFRSLRVFNYKVWAIGALVSNIGTWMQRVGQDWLVLTGLTANNATALGIVMALQFGPQLLLLPVNGFAVDYFDRRKLLIATQAAMGVLALGLGLLTLSGLVRLWHVYIFAFLLGCVTAFDTPARQTFVSELVPEEDLSNAVALNSTSFNAARMIGPAVAGFLIASVGSGWVFLINAATFSAVLLSLGVIRKNELLESVRARYAKGSLSGGFAYIRGRPDLKTLMFMFFLIGTFGLNFPIYISAMSVMVFNTDAHEFGMLTSMMAVGSVAGALLSARREKPRISFLIAGTFVFGLGFVIAALMPHFILFGIALGVIGIAAQTFTTTANSTVQLSTEPAMRGRVMAIVFALAWGGTPLGAPLVGYIADRFGARAAMFVGAFSGFSAAGVGLYYLIKHRGLRFRFESGRLVFIMNKTEGTSGKPAGSGSDIIIQR, encoded by the coding sequence TTGAAAGGTACGTTCCGTTCACTTCGTGTGTTCAATTATAAAGTATGGGCTATCGGCGCCCTTGTGTCCAATATCGGCACATGGATGCAGCGTGTGGGGCAGGACTGGCTGGTGCTCACGGGGCTCACTGCCAACAACGCCACAGCGCTGGGGATAGTCATGGCGCTCCAGTTCGGACCCCAGCTTCTGCTTCTGCCGGTTAACGGCTTTGCGGTCGATTATTTTGACAGGCGGAAGCTGCTCATTGCCACTCAGGCGGCAATGGGCGTTCTGGCTCTGGGATTAGGGCTTCTTACCCTCTCTGGTCTGGTCAGGCTGTGGCATGTGTATATCTTCGCTTTTCTTCTCGGGTGCGTCACCGCCTTTGACACTCCGGCGAGACAAACCTTCGTATCGGAACTTGTTCCTGAAGAGGATCTTTCAAACGCTGTCGCTCTGAACTCCACCTCTTTCAACGCCGCAAGGATGATAGGTCCTGCTGTGGCGGGTTTTCTCATAGCTTCCGTGGGTTCCGGCTGGGTGTTTCTTATTAATGCGGCAACGTTCAGCGCCGTGCTTCTGTCTCTCGGCGTGATAAGAAAGAATGAACTGCTGGAGAGTGTGAGGGCACGCTACGCTAAAGGAAGTCTTTCCGGCGGTTTTGCGTATATCAGAGGAAGACCGGATCTCAAAACACTGATGTTTATGTTTTTTCTCATAGGCACCTTCGGGCTTAATTTTCCAATCTACATATCCGCTATGTCTGTGATGGTTTTCAACACTGACGCGCACGAGTTCGGAATGCTCACTTCAATGATGGCTGTGGGTTCCGTTGCGGGCGCTCTGCTTTCCGCACGCAGGGAGAAGCCCCGCATAAGCTTTCTTATTGCAGGCACATTTGTTTTCGGTCTGGGGTTTGTCATCGCCGCCCTGATGCCGCATTTTATCCTCTTCGGCATAGCTTTGGGGGTAATAGGCATCGCCGCGCAGACCTTCACTACCACGGCGAACAGCACAGTGCAGCTTTCCACCGAGCCAGCAATGAGGGGGCGTGTCATGGCTATTGTCTTTGCCCTCGCATGGGGCGGAACTCCGCTGGGGGCGCCTCTGGTGGGCTATATTGCCGACCGCTTCGGAGCCCGCGCCGCAATGTTTGTCGGAGCGTTTTCAGGCTTTTCCGCCGCTGGAGTTGGGCTGTATTATCTTATTAAGCACAGAGGGCTTCGTTTTCGTTTTGAATCGGGAAGGCTTGTTTTCATCATGAATAAAACGGAAGGCACTTCCGGAAAGCCTGCCGGAAGCGGATCTGACATCATTATTCAAAGGTGA
- a CDS encoding sensor domain-containing diguanylate cyclase: protein MRLKTITAAVLVLLTVFPVLFMTFPVRLIHSVSVNAELRGYADAAGVLSGVLEQKGAYYHSFAADWGSRDETHEFLTGNDRQFSQTGFTDSAFRKIGTQFIILLGRDYTEHYSSYSERCGKYAEEIVRVIRKNKSEIEKLAFSGRKFMILSMPTAGRPLLLSVSPVKPANPEKQADGFIFMGHILDKEFLSELYSGYGFEAGTTRVNLTSSSVYAKEGVNSISSVEFLSSDTAKIVLTLKELSGKPMLSLLFPVKRTANTEILSIIKASFALSAFFALTLLTAAAFAFRKLVIKSAEELAVCSAKTAEGKRTQREKATYYPAEFRIIDSSLRKMADKNDSMEKNLTEISKTDKLTGIANRRFFDEIFLYEWNLSKRIKRPLGLLIVDLDDFKLYNDEYGYSAGDKCITRMADITKSALKRNTDIIARYGGEEFIILLPDTDQTGSEKIADDILAVVRDAAVPHAAAYGDKILTVSIGLCSMIPENGDTKEKLLLEADKALYEAKKKKNCAFSFNNL from the coding sequence ATGCGTCTGAAAACGATTACTGCCGCTGTTCTTGTTTTACTTACCGTCTTTCCTGTTCTGTTTATGACTTTTCCTGTGCGGCTTATTCACTCCGTTTCCGTTAACGCGGAGCTGAGAGGCTATGCCGACGCCGCCGGAGTATTGTCCGGAGTATTGGAACAAAAAGGCGCCTACTACCATTCCTTTGCCGCGGACTGGGGCAGCAGGGACGAAACACATGAATTTCTCACGGGAAATGACAGGCAGTTCAGTCAGACAGGATTCACAGATTCCGCTTTCAGAAAGATAGGAACACAGTTCATCATTTTACTGGGCAGAGACTACACAGAACACTATTCCTCCTATTCGGAAAGATGCGGAAAATACGCGGAAGAGATTGTGCGCGTCATACGCAAAAATAAAAGTGAAATAGAAAAGCTCGCGTTCAGCGGCAGAAAATTTATGATTCTCAGCATGCCCACCGCCGGCAGACCTCTACTGCTGAGCGTCAGCCCCGTAAAACCGGCAAACCCCGAAAAGCAGGCGGACGGCTTCATTTTCATGGGACACATACTCGACAAGGAATTTCTGTCAGAGCTTTACTCCGGCTACGGCTTTGAAGCAGGAACAACAAGGGTGAACCTCACCTCATCATCGGTTTACGCCAAGGAAGGAGTAAACAGCATAAGCTCAGTTGAATTTCTGTCATCCGATACGGCAAAGATAGTTCTGACCCTTAAGGAGCTCAGCGGAAAACCGATGCTCAGCCTGTTGTTCCCTGTTAAAAGAACAGCCAATACAGAAATTCTGTCCATCATTAAAGCTTCATTCGCCCTTTCCGCTTTTTTCGCCCTGACACTGCTGACAGCCGCCGCCTTCGCTTTCAGAAAGCTGGTGATAAAATCCGCTGAGGAACTTGCGGTCTGTTCTGCGAAAACCGCCGAAGGAAAACGCACGCAGAGGGAGAAAGCAACGTACTATCCGGCGGAATTCCGCATCATTGACTCTTCATTGAGAAAAATGGCGGATAAAAACGATTCCATGGAGAAAAACCTCACGGAAATATCCAAGACCGACAAGCTCACCGGCATAGCAAACAGAAGATTCTTTGATGAGATATTTCTATATGAGTGGAACCTGTCTAAAAGGATTAAACGCCCTCTCGGTCTGCTCATTGTGGATCTGGACGATTTCAAGCTGTACAATGACGAATATGGCTACAGCGCCGGCGATAAATGTATTACCCGCATGGCTGATATAACAAAATCGGCACTCAAACGCAATACGGACATAATAGCCCGCTACGGAGGAGAGGAGTTTATTATTCTCCTTCCGGATACTGATCAGACCGGCTCCGAGAAAATAGCCGACGACATTCTCGCGGTGGTGCGTGACGCGGCAGTGCCTCACGCCGCCGCTTACGGGGATAAAATCCTCACAGTCAGCATAGGACTCTGCTCCATGATCCCTGAAAACGGCGACACTAAGGAAAAACTGCTTCTGGAGGCGGATAAGGCTCTGTACGAAGCGAAAAAAAAGAAAAACTGCGCATTTTCATTCAATAATCTGTAA
- a CDS encoding RNA polymerase sigma factor, whose product MNSNSLLRNFFEENSGRLFGYLLKLSGCREDAEDLHQECFLKYARNYPDNYSLPLLYTVAKSLFIDLKRKSRDHDELSGNESGHTANPEEIYSGKEETDMLMRALAMLDDDERELISLCSSGGMKYSEVSSVTGLSEANIKVKIHRARKKLKEIISESRK is encoded by the coding sequence ATGAACTCAAACAGTTTGCTGAGGAATTTTTTTGAAGAGAACTCAGGAAGGCTTTTCGGCTATCTCCTCAAGCTTTCAGGATGCAGAGAGGATGCGGAAGATCTTCATCAGGAATGCTTTCTTAAATATGCCCGAAACTATCCGGACAATTACTCCCTTCCACTGCTTTACACCGTGGCGAAAAGCCTTTTCATAGACCTGAAGAGAAAAAGCAGAGATCATGACGAATTATCCGGAAACGAAAGCGGACATACGGCAAACCCTGAAGAAATTTACAGCGGAAAAGAGGAAACCGACATGCTGATGAGGGCTCTCGCCATGCTTGACGACGATGAAAGAGAACTCATATCTCTCTGTTCATCAGGCGGAATGAAGTATTCGGAAGTTTCATCGGTAACAGGATTGAGCGAGGCGAATATTAAGGTTAAAATACACAGGGCAAGGAAAAAGCTGAAAGAAATAATCTCGGAGAGCAGAAAATGA
- a CDS encoding glycogen-binding domain-containing protein → MNGEKEVLISQFIDNELSLDEKITFVHEIRTDRAFSDEAIELLETEKLLRTEDIKVPPVPIFSEKRRSFLIPFGISTAFAAAAVFMLFFRLTAPTPEPAAVSAEHRFILHMPEAQKVELAGSFNGWKTIEMNKTDSSGYWQVSLPLNKGEYAYSFIINGDERITDPTIKAKQADDFGGENSVISIGDRI, encoded by the coding sequence ATGAACGGTGAAAAAGAGGTTCTGATCAGCCAGTTCATTGATAATGAACTGAGCTTGGATGAAAAAATAACCTTTGTGCATGAGATAAGGACTGACAGAGCTTTTTCAGACGAAGCAATCGAGCTGCTGGAAACTGAAAAGCTGTTGAGAACGGAAGATATTAAAGTGCCGCCTGTTCCGATCTTCAGCGAAAAACGAAGAAGCTTCCTTATCCCCTTCGGCATATCCACAGCATTTGCTGCGGCTGCCGTATTCATGCTGTTTTTCAGACTGACGGCTCCCACGCCCGAACCTGCCGCCGTCAGTGCGGAACACAGATTTATACTCCACATGCCGGAGGCTCAGAAAGTGGAACTTGCAGGCAGCTTCAACGGCTGGAAAACCATAGAAATGAACAAAACAGATTCCTCCGGCTACTGGCAGGTTTCCCTGCCCCTGAATAAAGGAGAATATGCTTATTCATTTATAATAAACGGAGATGAGCGCATCACCGATCCCACTATAAAGGCTAAACAGGCTGATGATTTCGGCGGTGAAAACTCTGTGATCAGTATAGGAGACAGAATTTGA
- a CDS encoding ABC transporter ATP-binding protein — protein MIKIDNVKKVFNRGTVNENWAVKGVSVDIKQGSFVTVIGGNGSGKSTLLNLVAGYLKPDEGRILIDDEDVSNVTDYKRASYIGIVFQDPLSGTAKSLSIEENLAIAMKRGQKRMFGMGVKSRDREFYREQLRMLDLGLENRLKDKAGLLSGGQRQALTLLMATLVKPKILLLDEHTAALDPKTADKILKLTVKLVKENSLTAMMVTHNMKQALSLGERTVMMQLGKKVLDVDGEERKKLTVTDLLELFSRELGDEAYDAGML, from the coding sequence ATGATAAAGATAGATAATGTTAAAAAGGTCTTCAACAGGGGCACGGTTAACGAAAACTGGGCTGTGAAGGGCGTTTCGGTTGATATAAAACAGGGAAGCTTCGTCACCGTGATCGGCGGCAACGGTTCAGGGAAATCCACCCTGCTCAACCTTGTTGCGGGCTACCTCAAGCCTGATGAAGGCAGAATACTCATTGACGATGAAGACGTTTCAAACGTCACAGACTATAAAAGGGCATCATACATCGGCATAGTTTTTCAGGATCCGCTCAGCGGAACGGCGAAATCCTTAAGCATTGAAGAGAACCTAGCCATAGCAATGAAACGGGGTCAGAAGCGCATGTTCGGCATGGGTGTTAAGAGCCGTGACAGGGAGTTCTACCGTGAACAGCTCAGAATGCTTGACCTTGGTCTGGAAAACAGGCTGAAGGATAAGGCGGGGCTGCTCTCCGGAGGTCAGCGTCAGGCGCTTACACTGCTGATGGCTACACTTGTGAAGCCGAAGATCCTTCTTCTGGATGAACATACGGCGGCTCTTGACCCGAAAACCGCGGATAAAATACTCAAGCTCACCGTGAAGCTGGTGAAGGAAAACAGTCTCACCGCCATGATGGTTACGCACAACATGAAGCAGGCGCTGAGCCTTGGCGAACGCACAGTTATGATGCAGCTCGGTAAAAAGGTTCTTGATGTGGACGGAGAGGAGAGAAAGAAGCTCACCGTCACCGATCTTCTCGAACTATTCAGCCGTGAATTGGGCGATGAAGCCTACGACGCGGGAATGCTTTAG
- a CDS encoding ABC transporter permease: MSLYAFFGAVEQGLLFSIMALGVFITFRALDFPDLSVDGTFPMGAAISAILIFNGVNPWLTIAIAVAGGAAAGAVTAILNTRLKILNLLAGILTMIALYSVNLRIMGMPNVPLLGFDTVFTSLENTGIPAYVANVIILGSVAVLVGIFLIWFFHTEVGLALRATGDNMKMVKAQGASTSRMILIGVALSNGLVALAGALAAQVQGFADVSMGIGTIVAGLASVILGEALISSLGVFRAVIGVILGSIAYRLAIAVALTVNIGGVSLSPSDLNLITAILVVVALMFPGLRSKIGAVGR, encoded by the coding sequence ATGAGTTTATACGCCTTCTTCGGCGCGGTTGAACAGGGGCTCCTGTTCTCTATAATGGCTCTGGGGGTGTTCATCACCTTCAGAGCCCTTGACTTTCCGGATCTCTCGGTGGACGGCACATTCCCCATGGGGGCGGCAATTTCCGCGATCCTGATTTTCAACGGCGTCAATCCTTGGCTTACAATCGCGATAGCCGTGGCGGGCGGCGCGGCGGCGGGAGCCGTTACAGCCATTCTCAACACACGGCTTAAGATACTGAATCTCCTTGCGGGGATTCTGACTATGATTGCCCTTTACTCGGTAAACCTTCGCATTATGGGCATGCCGAACGTGCCTCTTCTGGGGTTTGACACGGTTTTTACCTCCCTTGAGAATACGGGCATTCCCGCATATGTGGCTAATGTCATTATTCTCGGCAGCGTTGCCGTTCTGGTGGGGATATTCCTCATATGGTTCTTCCATACGGAAGTGGGGCTTGCTCTGCGTGCCACAGGCGACAATATGAAGATGGTGAAGGCGCAGGGCGCAAGCACAAGCAGGATGATACTTATAGGTGTAGCCCTCTCCAACGGTCTGGTGGCTCTTGCGGGAGCTCTTGCTGCTCAGGTGCAGGGGTTCGCTGATGTGAGCATGGGGATCGGGACCATCGTGGCGGGGCTTGCCTCTGTCATTCTGGGCGAGGCGCTTATAAGCTCCTTGGGCGTTTTTCGCGCGGTAATCGGCGTTATTCTCGGCTCCATAGCCTACAGGCTGGCGATTGCCGTGGCTCTTACGGTAAATATCGGCGGAGTGAGCCTTTCTCCCAGTGATCTTAACCTCATTACCGCGATCCTTGTGGTTGTGGCCTTGATGTTCCCCGGGCTCAGAAGCAAAATCGGGGCGGTGGGCAGATGA
- a CDS encoding ABC transporter substrate-binding protein codes for MKKMLVTLLAVICAASAYAAPVKVGISQIVEHPALDATRKGIIDAVTACGYVEGKDIVYDVQIAQGNVATANQIAKKFVGDKDNIVIGIATPNSQSLKQVVEKSGLNIPVIFSAVTDPVGAKLVKSIEKSGGNITGVSDLTPVKAQLEVFKEFGLNVKNVGILYNPGEQNSRALVDLAKAASKELGINIIDATVTNSSGVYMAAKSLVGRADAMYVPTDNTVVSALESAVQVAYEANIPLIMGDTDSVVRGALAAKGFNYYKHGVQTGKIVCRVLKGEKAENIPVQFQNELEFYVNLKAAKEMGVNVPESVIKSADKVIE; via the coding sequence ATGAAAAAGATGCTCGTCACACTCCTTGCCGTAATCTGCGCGGCTTCCGCTTACGCGGCTCCCGTTAAGGTGGGTATTTCCCAGATAGTGGAACACCCCGCACTTGACGCAACAAGAAAAGGTATAATAGACGCTGTAACAGCCTGCGGCTATGTTGAAGGCAAAGACATTGTTTACGATGTACAGATAGCTCAGGGCAATGTCGCCACAGCCAACCAGATCGCGAAAAAGTTTGTGGGCGATAAAGATAACATCGTAATAGGCATCGCCACGCCAAACTCTCAGTCGCTGAAACAGGTAGTGGAAAAATCAGGACTTAACATCCCCGTTATTTTCTCCGCCGTTACAGATCCTGTTGGAGCGAAGCTTGTCAAATCCATAGAAAAATCAGGCGGCAACATCACAGGTGTTTCCGATCTTACTCCCGTTAAAGCTCAGTTGGAAGTTTTTAAGGAATTCGGACTCAATGTCAAAAATGTGGGCATACTCTACAATCCCGGCGAACAAAACAGCCGCGCCCTTGTAGATCTCGCAAAGGCAGCTTCCAAAGAGCTCGGCATTAATATAATTGACGCTACAGTGACAAACTCAAGCGGTGTTTATATGGCAGCCAAATCCCTTGTGGGCAGGGCAGACGCTATGTATGTTCCCACTGACAACACTGTTGTTTCCGCACTGGAATCAGCGGTTCAGGTAGCATACGAAGCAAACATACCCCTCATAATGGGCGATACCGACTCTGTAGTAAGGGGAGCGCTCGCCGCCAAAGGCTTTAACTATTACAAGCACGGCGTTCAGACAGGCAAAATAGTCTGCCGTGTGCTTAAGGGCGAAAAAGCGGAAAACATTCCTGTTCAGTTTCAGAATGAGCTTGAGTTTTATGTGAACCTCAAGGCTGCTAAGGAAATGGGCGTCAATGTTCCCGAATCGGTTATCAAATCGGCTGACAAGGTTATCGAATGA
- a CDS encoding aminodeoxychorismate/anthranilate synthase component II, whose translation MKIIISDNNDSFTHNLAHLVFRTSGFKPEVMPWTELTAARAAEADHLFISPGPGCPAEYPLYSFIKDITAHVTGICLGMQILNEIHGGTTTRAPLPVHGKTDVIEWQGGSRRVARYHSLYCGKVASCFDIESANADGLPMIIRHKTNPFTGFQFHPESFLTENGGEFIAYALGK comes from the coding sequence ATGAAAATAATAATATCCGACAACAATGACAGCTTCACACATAATCTCGCCCATCTGGTATTCCGCACATCGGGCTTCAAGCCTGAGGTTATGCCGTGGACAGAGCTCACGGCGGCAAGGGCTGCGGAGGCGGATCACCTGTTCATTTCCCCGGGTCCCGGCTGTCCTGCGGAATATCCGCTTTACTCGTTCATTAAGGATATTACGGCTCACGTCACGGGGATATGCCTCGGCATGCAGATCCTCAACGAAATCCACGGCGGAACGACAACGCGCGCACCTCTGCCGGTTCACGGTAAAACAGACGTAATAGAATGGCAGGGCGGATCACGCAGGGTCGCCAGATACCACTCGCTGTACTGCGGCAAAGTGGCGTCCTGCTTTGACATTGAGTCCGCCAACGCTGACGGGCTGCCGATGATTATACGCCACAAAACCAATCCGTTCACCGGGTTTCAGTTTCATCCGGAATCATTCCTGACGGAAAACGGCGGGGAGTTCATAGCCTATGCGCTGGGAAAATGA
- a CDS encoding chorismate-binding protein, which translates to MRWENELIRRLAAKYRTDIICSNDECACCIEPCAVLEITESTGINEIKDFAFSGEAAGFLSYDYGMILRGVKSAKERSFPLGMLKKYSAKIVFAQNGITGDTDLLKDLPPSPQHKHISLGNRITSSADKNVYMQRCERTLEEIRSGNTYQLNYAVAHSFRDPLFEPLNEFFRLTGDSPAAFAAYFDAGRYKILSSSPERFIKADNGLILSQPIKGTLRTENEGLTDAHRLTENPKECAELAMIIDMIRNDIGISSRLGSVEVSGFKSVFRINSLLQMYGNVTGELREDADVIDLLLDAFPGGSVTGCPKKRSMEIIDSLEPFMRGIYCGSIFRIGGEKNMDSSICIRTGVYDTSEKTFTFYSGSGIVTDSEPPSEYNETMSKTEKFMEVFG; encoded by the coding sequence ATGCGCTGGGAAAATGAGCTTATACGCCGCTTAGCGGCAAAATACAGAACAGACATAATCTGCTCCAATGATGAATGCGCATGCTGTATTGAGCCTTGCGCCGTGCTTGAAATAACCGAGAGCACAGGCATAAACGAAATAAAGGATTTCGCCTTCTCAGGTGAAGCCGCAGGCTTTCTCTCCTATGATTACGGAATGATTCTGCGGGGAGTGAAATCCGCCAAAGAGCGCAGCTTCCCCTTGGGGATGCTGAAAAAGTATTCAGCAAAAATTGTATTTGCGCAAAACGGTATCACAGGCGATACAGATCTGCTGAAAGACCTTCCCCCTTCGCCTCAGCATAAGCACATAAGCCTAGGGAACAGAATCACCTCATCCGCTGATAAAAACGTATATATGCAGAGATGCGAGCGAACGCTTGAAGAGATACGAAGCGGCAACACCTACCAACTTAATTACGCCGTTGCCCACTCCTTCCGTGATCCTCTGTTTGAACCGCTGAATGAATTTTTCAGACTCACAGGGGACTCACCCGCCGCATTTGCCGCTTACTTTGATGCGGGCAGATACAAAATACTCAGCAGCTCGCCGGAGCGGTTCATAAAAGCGGATAACGGGCTGATCCTCAGCCAGCCGATAAAAGGCACGCTCAGAACAGAAAACGAAGGACTCACGGATGCTCACCGACTGACGGAAAACCCAAAGGAATGCGCAGAGCTTGCCATGATAATAGACATGATACGCAATGACATAGGAATCAGTTCCCGCCTCGGCTCGGTGGAGGTGAGCGGCTTCAAATCAGTGTTCCGCATAAACAGCCTGCTCCAGATGTACGGCAATGTTACAGGGGAGCTGAGGGAAGATGCGGATGTCATAGACCTTCTACTGGACGCCTTCCCCGGAGGCTCCGTAACAGGATGCCCTAAAAAAAGGAGCATGGAAATAATCGACTCACTTGAGCCGTTCATGCGGGGAATATACTGCGGGAGCATATTCAGAATCGGCGGCGAAAAGAACATGGACTCCTCAATCTGCATCCGGACAGGGGTATATGACACAAGTGAAAAGACATTCACTTTTTATTCCGGCAGCGGTATAGTCACGGATTCCGAACCGCCCTCGGAGTATAATGAAACCATGAGCAAGACGGAAAAATTCATGGAGGTTTTCGGATGA
- a CDS encoding aminotransferase class IV: protein MIIWKNGELTTADERFGLPAFKYGFGFFESILYNGKKICHLDRHLKRLQGSLEEYGCIFGGIDYEKAINDVIEANSLGGKRAKINIYSFEVNPEGETQTDISAHEYTTDISEYRLNIHDRHQISHLNRHKSMNWAHQFLALKRAIRGGYDNSLLISEENEIFEAASGAVLFRHGNKFVTAPAGNRLPSISLEIAKELLPIEERGIHLWDLEDFENCWFLNSMIGAKPVSCISVFTFEPDHETAAKITAAVCGS, encoded by the coding sequence ATGATAATCTGGAAAAACGGTGAACTGACAACAGCGGATGAAAGATTTGGTCTCCCCGCTTTCAAATACGGCTTCGGTTTTTTTGAATCAATTCTCTACAACGGTAAAAAAATATGCCACCTCGACAGACACCTGAAAAGGCTTCAGGGCTCCCTAGAGGAATACGGCTGCATATTCGGCGGAATCGACTATGAAAAGGCGATCAACGACGTGATCGAAGCCAACTCACTGGGCGGCAAGAGAGCGAAGATCAATATCTATTCCTTTGAAGTCAACCCCGAAGGGGAGACGCAGACAGACATAAGCGCTCATGAATACACAACGGATATAAGCGAATACAGGCTGAACATACATGACCGCCACCAAATTTCCCATCTGAACAGACATAAATCCATGAACTGGGCACACCAGTTTCTCGCACTGAAAAGAGCGATCAGAGGCGGCTACGACAACTCTCTACTGATAAGTGAGGAGAACGAAATTTTTGAGGCTGCTTCCGGTGCGGTGCTTTTCAGGCACGGGAACAAATTTGTAACCGCTCCCGCCGGCAACCGCCTGCCGAGCATAAGCCTTGAGATAGCCAAGGAGCTTCTCCCCATAGAGGAGAGGGGGATTCATTTGTGGGATCTGGAAGACTTTGAAAACTGCTGGTTTCTGAACTCCATGATAGGCGCTAAGCCTGTTTCCTGCATATCTGTGTTTACTTTTGAGCCTGATCATGAAACAGCGGCGAAAATTACCGCCGCTGTATGCGGAAGCTAG
- a CDS encoding cytochrome-c peroxidase yields the protein MRTKLLSMLVLMAALVVSGPAFAEKLQDDANQLFKPIPYAPPALKDNPMTLDKVELGKMLFFEPRLSKSSLLSCNTCHNLSFGGDDYQETSIGHGWQKGPRNAPTVLNSVFNLAQFWDGRAADLKEQAKGPVQASVEMNSTPDRVVVVLKSMPEYTALFKKAFPGDKDPISFDNMAKAIEAFEATLLTPDSRFDLYLKGDMNALSKDEKKGLELFINKGCADCHAGVNMGGEDYYTFGVVERPDAKIVSGDKGRFAVTNTAADEYVFKSPSLRNIEYTAPYFHSGKVWGLQEAVAVMSSAQLGISLTDSDTKFITAFLKTLTGVQPKVAYPVLPPSTDATPQPEWK from the coding sequence ATGAGAACAAAACTACTGTCAATGCTTGTGTTAATGGCGGCACTCGTGGTATCCGGTCCTGCTTTCGCGGAAAAGCTTCAGGATGATGCCAACCAGCTTTTTAAACCTATCCCTTATGCGCCCCCTGCGCTTAAAGACAACCCCATGACTCTGGACAAAGTTGAGCTTGGCAAAATGCTTTTCTTTGAGCCCAGACTCTCAAAAAGCAGCCTTCTCAGCTGTAACACCTGTCATAACCTCAGCTTCGGCGGTGACGACTATCAGGAAACTTCCATAGGTCACGGCTGGCAGAAAGGTCCAAGAAACGCTCCCACAGTTCTTAACTCGGTTTTCAACCTTGCTCAGTTCTGGGACGGCAGAGCGGCTGACCTTAAAGAACAGGCTAAGGGTCCCGTTCAGGCTTCAGTTGAAATGAACAGCACACCCGACAGAGTCGTGGTTGTTCTTAAAAGCATGCCCGAGTACACTGCTCTGTTCAAAAAAGCGTTCCCCGGCGATAAAGACCCCATCAGCTTTGACAACATGGCAAAAGCCATCGAAGCTTTTGAAGCCACTCTTCTTACTCCCGATTCAAGATTCGACCTTTACCTTAAAGGCGACATGAACGCTCTCAGCAAAGACGAAAAGAAAGGTCTTGAACTTTTCATCAACAAAGGCTGTGCTGACTGCCACGCAGGCGTCAACATGGGCGGCGAGGACTACTACACATTCGGAGTTGTTGAAAGACCCGACGCAAAAATAGTTTCAGGCGACAAGGGCAGATTCGCAGTAACAAACACCGCGGCTGATGAATATGTTTTCAAATCACCCAGCCTCAGAAACATAGAGTACACCGCACCCTACTTCCATTCCGGCAAGGTATGGGGACTTCAGGAAGCGGTTGCTGTAATGAGCTCAGCTCAGCTCGGCATATCCCTTACGGATTCCGACACTAAGTTCATCACTGCTTTCCTTAAAACACTTACAGGCGTTCAGCCGAAAGTGGCTTACCCCGTTCTTCCTCCTTCAACGGATGCCACTCCTCAGCCTGAATGGAAATAA